CTCGACCTTGTCGAAGATCGTCCCCCCGGTCCGCGCCGGGTACCGGGCGACGACCTTCGAGACGCCGTCCTTCCCGTCGACCGAGATGTCGGAGCGGAGCGTGAGCAGGAGCTCCTGTTCGCGGTCGTTGATCTGGGCCTCGCGGACGTTGCCGTCGTCGAGCTGCTTCACCGCGACAGACGTGTCGACCTCGTCGTATCCGCGCGTGCCGTCGGTGAGGACGCTGAAGGCGTAGATGGCGACGAGGATGACGGCCACGATCCCGCCGATCCTCAGGACTCTCTTCTTATCCATGATCTCACTAGGGTAACGCAGCCGCCGGACACACAACGTCCGGCGGCTGCTGGGGGTCGGTGGCTCAGCTGTAGACGGACTCCCGGAGCACGCACACGAAGGGGAGGTCGCGGTAGCGCTCGGCGTAGTCGAGCCCGTAGCCCACCACGAACCGGTCCGGGATGTCGAAACCGACGTCCGCGATCTCGACCTTCGTCCGCACCGCCTCCGGCTTGCGGAGGAGGGAGACGACGGTGAGCGACTTCGGGTTGCGGTTGCTGAGGTTCTTGTGGAGCCAGGACAGGGTGAGACCGGAGTCGATGATGTCCTCGACGATGACGACGTTGCGCCCCTCGATGTCCCGGTCGAGGTCCTTGAGGATGCGCACCACCCCGGAGGAGCTCGTCGACGAGCCGTACGAGGACACCGCCATGAACTCGAGCTGACTCGGGACGCTGAGCGCCCGGGCGAAGTCCGTGATGAAGAAGACCGCGCCCTTGAGGACGCACACGAGGATGAGGTCCTCCTCCTCGTCACGGAACCGGTCGGAGACGGCGTCCGCCATCTCCCGGACCCGCGCCTGGAGCGTCCGCTCGTCGACGAGCATCTCCCCGAGGTCGTCTCCGTAGCAGGTGGAAGGGATGTCGTTCATACGTGTCGCTTTCTCGGCTGCTCGTCCAGGACAAGGTCTGCGTCCCGGCGGGCGACCACCAGCCTGAGGTCCGCCCGCCGTGCCGCGTCCATTGTAGACGGCCACGGGACACTGACGGGCCCCTGCCCGTGCCAGTCCGCGACGAGCGCGTCGACGGCACCGAGGTGCGCCGCCGTCAGCGCCCCCGCCCGGCCCCGCAGCCACGCCCGCACCGTGCGCCGGCGCAGGGCCGCGGGCAGGCCCGCCAGCGTCGCGACCGGCAGCGGGCCCGGGCCCGGGGTGGGGGTCAGCGCGCGGAGGGCGTCGTCGTCCTCCCGGAGCAGCCGGGCGGACCGGGCGAGGTTCGCGCCGACCGCCTCCCCCAGCACCTCCCGCAGCAGCGGCATGACCTCGTGACGCAGGCGGCTGCGGAGGACGTCCGGGCTCGCGTTGTGCGGGTCCCGCCACGGGTCCAGCCCGAGCTCGGCGCACGACCCGTAGGTCTGCTCCCGCGTCACGCGGAGGAGGGGGCGCCACAGCAGCGTCGCCCCCGCGGCGACGGCCGGGTGGTCGACGGTCACCGGGGCCAGCCCCGCGAGGCTCGTCGTCCCCGACCCCCGGGCGAGGCCGAGCAGCACCCCCTCCGCGTCGTCGTCGGCGGTGTGCCCGACGGCGAGCGGACCCCGCGCGGCCCGGCCGAGGGCCCGGTACCGGGCGTCCCGCGCCGGCCCCTCCCCCGGCCCGTCGACCGTGACCGCGACGACCTCCGCCTCCGCCCCCAGGTCCCGGCACGTCGCCGCCGCCCGCGCCGCGACCGCCGCCGAGCCCGGCTGGAGACCGTGGTCGACGACGACCGCCCGGACCCCGAACCCCTCCGCGCACGCGGCGGCGACGAGGGCGAGCGAGTCCCCGCCCCCGGACACGCCGACGGTCACCGCGTCCGTCCCCGCGGGGAGGTCGGCGGCGGCGGCGCGGAGGGCCCGGCGGACCGCGGCGGTGTGCCTCACGGCGGACCTCACATGTCCCGCAGCGCGGCGGCGAGCCGGTCGAGGGCCGCCCGGCCCGCGTCGATGTCCCCGCCGCCCGGGGTGTTCGAGATGAAGGCGAAGGTCAGCGCCCGGCCGCCGCGCGTCGTCACCGTGCCGGCGAGCGCGTTGACGCCGTCGAGGGTGCCGGTCTTCGCCCGCACCCACCCGGCGCCGTCGCGCGCCCCCGAGGGCACGGAGTACCAGTCGCGGAGGGTGCCGTCGCCGCCGGCGACGGGGAGGGCGTCGAGGAGAAGGCCGAGGTCCCCGGCGCGCGGGGCGGCCGCGGCGGCGAGGACGCCGTCGAGGAGGTGCGCCGAGAGCCGGTCGTCGCCGCTCATCCCGGAGGTGTCGACGAGCACCGCGCCGTCCGTGCCGAGGCCGTGGTCGCGGAGCGTGCCGAGGACGGCGTCGACGGCGCCCCGGAACGTCCCCGGGGCACCCCGGTGCGCGGCGACCTCCCGGCCGACGGCCTCGGCGAGGAGGTTGTCGCTGTGGAGGAGCATGTCGCGGACGCGCGTGACGAGCGGGGCGGAGCGCACCTCGCCGAGGGTGTCCGCGTGCGGCACGGGCGTCGGCGACGTCGCCACCGGGACGTCCGGGGCGCCGAGCGCGGCGGCGAGGGCGTGGCCGACGTCCGCCGACGGGGTCGTCGACCGGGGCGAGTACGTGTCCCGGGGGTCGACGCGGCCCGCGTCGAGCATGGTCCCCCCGAGGTCGGTGACGTTGCCGCCGGCGACGTCCGCGCGGTCCCACGTGTCGTTGAAGAAGGAGCCCCCGCGGACCGAGTCGTCCACCGTCACCGCCGTCACCGGCTCGCCCCCGAGCGCCGCGCGGACCTGGTCGGCGAGGTCGGCCACCGTCGCCGCGTCGGTGAACGTGCCGGACCCGGCGGTCCGGGCGAGCGTCACGTCGCCGCCGCCGACGACGACGACCTCCCCGGGACGCGCGCCCCGGGCGACGACCGTCGGCACGGTCGCGTCCGGCCCGAGCTCCAGCAGCGCCGCCGAGGCGGTGAGCAGCTTCGTCGACGACGCCGGGACCAGCGGGCGGTCGCCGGCGCCGGACCACAGCGACTTCCCCGTCGCCGCGTCCGAGACCTCCCCGGACAGGGCGCCGAGGGCGGGGTCACCGGCGGGCCCGGCGAGGGCGGAGGGGACGTCCGGCAGCGGCCCGGCGTCCGTCGCCGGCAGCAGCGCCGCCGGGGCGGGGTCGGGGCCCGGGGCGGCGGCGACCGTCGTCCCGGAGCGGTCGGACCACACCACCGCGGCCGTGACGACGACCGCCACGACGACGATGAACGCGACGATCCCCGCCAGCCACGGCCAGATACGGCGTTTCCTGGTTCCACTCACGGTGGACCAGCCTATCGCCGTCAGGACGCGGTGAGCAGGACCGGCCGGAGGAACGCGGCGAGCGCGTCGGTGTCGTCGAGCGCGTACACGCCCGCGACGTACTGGTCGGGCCGGACGAGGACGACCGCCCCGTCCCGGGAGATCCCCCGCTCGGCCCACGTGTCGTGGCCGGGCAGGACGCAGTACGCCTTGCCGAGGTCGGTGAGGTGGAACGGGCCGACCTCGGGGCGGAACCCGCGGGGCACGTCCGTGGTGTCCACCGCCCGGTGGTCGCAGGGGAGGACGACGCGGGCGTCGAAGAGGGCGTCGTCGTCCCCCTCCCCCGTGCACCGCACCCGGGGCGAGTCCGGGGACTCCTGCCACCAGTCCGCCCACCGCTGCAGCCGGGGTCCGACGGGCGTCTCCGCGACGTCGCCGAAGACGTAGACGCGCCACCGCCCGTCGGCGGTCGCCTCGTGGCCGAGGTGGACCGGGTAGGCGTCGCAGAGCCGGTTGACCTCGACGGAGTGGAAGCGCCGGCCGACCGGGTAGCCCGTCGCGACGGCCTGGTCCTCCGTCCCGTCGGTCGCGAGCGACGGCGGGTACTCGGTGAGGAAGCCGTTGGAGAACTCCTCCCCCGCGATGTAGAACCGCTCGATCTCCGCCGCGTCGCGCGGGTCGTCGACGGGCCGGGCCATCATCGACGACCACTCGCGGTCGAAGGCGATGAGGTTCGCGGCGACCTCCGTCCGCTCGGACGAGTACGTCCGCAGCAGCTCCTCCGGGGAGCGGCCCGTGAGGACGTACGCGAGCTTCCACGCGAGGTTGAAGCCGTCCTGCATCGACACGTTCATGCCCTGGCCGGCCTTCGCGCTGTGGGTGTGGCAGGCGTCGCCGAGGATGAACACGCGGGGGTCGTCGGCGTCGTCGTCGAACCGGTCGGTGAGGCGGTGGCCGACCTCGTAGACGCTGTTCCACGCGACGTCGCGGACGTCGAGGGTGTACGGGTGGAGGATCTCGTTGGCCCGGCGGATGACCTCGTCGAGCGGGGTGCGGCGGACGGCGTGGTCGTCGTCGACGGGGACCTCCCCGAGGTCGACGTACATGCGGAACAGGTGGCCGCCCTCCCGGGGGATGTGGAGGATCGCGCCGTGCGAGGACTGGATCGCGCACTTGCGGCGGATGTCCGGGAAGTCCGTCGCCGCGACGACGTCCATGACGCCCCAGGCGTGGTTGGCGGCGTCGCCGGTCATCGTCCGGCCGATCGCCGCGCGCACCTTGCTGTGGGCCCCGTCGGCCCCGACGACGTACCGGGCGCGGACCGTGCGCTCCCGGCCGTCCGTGTCGCGGATCGTCACGTGGACGACGTCGCCCTCCCGGCGCAGGCCGGTGAACTCCCAGCCGTAGTCGGGCCGCATCCGGCTCGGCGAGTTCGCCATGAACTCGGCGAAGTTGTCGAGGATGCGGGCCTGGTTGACGATGAGGTGGGGGAACTCGCTGATGCCGGTCTCGTCGTCGACGGTGCGGCCGGCGCGGACGATCCGCTCCGGGTCCTCCGGGTCCGGGCGCCAGAAGGCCGTCTCGGTGATGTGGAAGGCCTCCTCGCTGATCCGGTCGGCGAAGCCGAACGCCTGGAAGGTCTCCACGCTCCGGGCCTGGATGCCGTCGGCCTGGCCGACCTCGAGGCGGCCGGGGCGGCGGTCGATGACGCGGGTGGTGACCCCCGGGATGACGGACAGCTGCGCCGCCGCGATCATCCCCGCGGGGCCCGCGCCGACGATGAGGACGTCGACCTCGTCGGGGATCTCGGTGGGCCACTCGGTGGCCTGGGCGTCGGGACTGCGACGCGGGTCACCGGAGACGTACCCGTGGTGGTGGAATTTCATGACTTCTCCTTGCGGCCGCGGCGCAGTGCGCGGCATGGTCATATATGATCCCGGTGCCGGAGGCGGTCACCGGAGACCTCGGAATCGTGGGAGGGTGGTGGCGTCGTCCTGACCGAGGGGGACCCCGGTGCGGTCGCGCAGGACGAACGCGGCGATGAAGCCGACGACGGTCATCGCGCCGAGGTAGACGGTGATGGCCCCCGTCCCGCCGGTGGCGTTGCGCAGGAGCGTGGCGACGGTGGGCGAGAACGCCCCGCCGAGGATCGCCCCGAGCGCGTACGTCACCGACACCCCGGAGAACCGGAGGTTCGCGGGGAAGAGCTCGGCGTACATGGCGGACTGCTGGCCGTAGGTGAACCCGAGGCCCACCGACAGGCCGGCGAGCGCGACGGCGAGCAGCCCCAGGTTCCCGGTGTCGACGAGGGGGAACAGGGCGAGGACACCGAGGAACTGGAGCGCGAAGCCGAGCAGGTAGGTCGTCCGGC
The sequence above is drawn from the Corynebacterium bovis DSM 20582 = CIP 54.80 genome and encodes:
- the hpt gene encoding hypoxanthine phosphoribosyltransferase codes for the protein MNDIPSTCYGDDLGEMLVDERTLQARVREMADAVSDRFRDEEEDLILVCVLKGAVFFITDFARALSVPSQLEFMAVSSYGSSTSSSGVVRILKDLDRDIEGRNVVIVEDIIDSGLTLSWLHKNLSNRNPKSLTVVSLLRKPEAVRTKVEIADVGFDIPDRFVVGYGLDYAERYRDLPFVCVLRESVYS
- the tilS gene encoding tRNA lysidine(34) synthetase TilS; this encodes MRHTAAVRRALRAAAADLPAGTDAVTVGVSGGGDSLALVAAACAEGFGVRAVVVDHGLQPGSAAVAARAAATCRDLGAEAEVVAVTVDGPGEGPARDARYRALGRAARGPLAVGHTADDDAEGVLLGLARGSGTTSLAGLAPVTVDHPAVAAGATLLWRPLLRVTREQTYGSCAELGLDPWRDPHNASPDVLRSRLRHEVMPLLREVLGEAVGANLARSARLLREDDDALRALTPTPGPGPLPVATLAGLPAALRRRTVRAWLRGRAGALTAAHLGAVDALVADWHGQGPVSVPWPSTMDAARRADLRLVVARRDADLVLDEQPRKRHV
- the dacB gene encoding D-alanyl-D-alanine carboxypeptidase/D-alanyl-D-alanine endopeptidase; protein product: MSGTRKRRIWPWLAGIVAFIVVVAVVVTAAVVWSDRSGTTVAAAPGPDPAPAALLPATDAGPLPDVPSALAGPAGDPALGALSGEVSDAATGKSLWSGAGDRPLVPASSTKLLTASAALLELGPDATVPTVVARGARPGEVVVVGGGDVTLARTAGSGTFTDAATVADLADQVRAALGGEPVTAVTVDDSVRGGSFFNDTWDRADVAGGNVTDLGGTMLDAGRVDPRDTYSPRSTTPSADVGHALAAALGAPDVPVATSPTPVPHADTLGEVRSAPLVTRVRDMLLHSDNLLAEAVGREVAAHRGAPGTFRGAVDAVLGTLRDHGLGTDGAVLVDTSGMSGDDRLSAHLLDGVLAAAAAPRAGDLGLLLDALPVAGGDGTLRDWYSVPSGARDGAGWVRAKTGTLDGVNALAGTVTTRGGRALTFAFISNTPGGGDIDAGRAALDRLAAALRDM
- a CDS encoding FAD-dependent monooxygenase → MKFHHHGYVSGDPRRSPDAQATEWPTEIPDEVDVLIVGAGPAGMIAAAQLSVIPGVTTRVIDRRPGRLEVGQADGIQARSVETFQAFGFADRISEEAFHITETAFWRPDPEDPERIVRAGRTVDDETGISEFPHLIVNQARILDNFAEFMANSPSRMRPDYGWEFTGLRREGDVVHVTIRDTDGRERTVRARYVVGADGAHSKVRAAIGRTMTGDAANHAWGVMDVVAATDFPDIRRKCAIQSSHGAILHIPREGGHLFRMYVDLGEVPVDDDHAVRRTPLDEVIRRANEILHPYTLDVRDVAWNSVYEVGHRLTDRFDDDADDPRVFILGDACHTHSAKAGQGMNVSMQDGFNLAWKLAYVLTGRSPEELLRTYSSERTEVAANLIAFDREWSSMMARPVDDPRDAAEIERFYIAGEEFSNGFLTEYPPSLATDGTEDQAVATGYPVGRRFHSVEVNRLCDAYPVHLGHEATADGRWRVYVFGDVAETPVGPRLQRWADWWQESPDSPRVRCTGEGDDDALFDARVVLPCDHRAVDTTDVPRGFRPEVGPFHLTDLGKAYCVLPGHDTWAERGISRDGAVVLVRPDQYVAGVYALDDTDALAAFLRPVLLTAS